In Rhodamnia argentea isolate NSW1041297 chromosome 4, ASM2092103v1, whole genome shotgun sequence, the following proteins share a genomic window:
- the LOC115736218 gene encoding cinnamoyl-CoA reductase-like SNL6, whose protein sequence is MEREDASANKAEGDKPVVCVLDASTYVGFWILQGLLSKGYHVHAAIQKNGEREIVEKIRDMAVIEERLVVYSVEVLDYGSILEALRGCSALFCCLDSSDGYNDEKNVDLEVRGAINVVEACARTNSIDKIVFSSSLTAAIWKDNISSQEDVDERSWSDPEFCRKLKLWHALSKTLSEQAAWALAMERMLNMVSINSGLVLGPSVAQQNPKSTLAYLKGASQMYESGVLAFVDTNFLADVHIRALEDPSTRGRYFCFNQVVNTEEAALKIAQRLSPLISLPPRYEQGSEVFAERLRTKKLDKLVEGTAY, encoded by the exons atggagagagaagacGCGAGCGCAAACAAGGCCGAGGGCGACAAGCCGGTGGTTTGCGTTCTCGACGCCTCGACTTACGTGGGGTTTTGGATTCTCCAAGGTTTGCTGAGCAAAGGGTACCATGTTCATGCCGCAATTCAGAAGAATG gagagagagagatagtggAGAAGATTCGGGACATGGCGGTGATTGAAGAGAGGCTGGTGGTTTACAGTGTGGAAGTGTTGGATTACGGGAGCATTCTTGAAGCTCTGAGGGGTTGCTCTGCTCTGTTCTGCTGCTTGGACAGCTCAGATGGTTATAACGAC gaGAAGAATGTGGATTTGGAGGTGAGAGGAGCGATCAACGTGGTGGAGGCGTGTGCGCGGACCAACAGCATTGACAAGATTGTCTTCAGCTCGTCTCTCACGGCGGCGATATGGAAAGACAACATCTCGTCCCAGGAAGACGTGGACGAGCGGTCCTGGAGCGACCCGGAATTCTGCAGGAAGTTGAAG CTGTGGCATGCCCTGTCGAAGACGTTGTCGGAGCAGGCGGCGTGGGCTCTGGCCATGGAGCGGATGCTCAACATGGTATCCATCAACAGCGGACTCGTTCTAGGCCCCTCTGTGGCCCAACAGAATCCCAAATCCACATTGGCTTACCTCAAAG GGGCTTCCCAGATGTACGAAAGTGGCGTCCTCGCATTCGTCGACACTAATTTCCTAGCCGACGTTCACATCCGGGCGCTAGAGGACCCCTCCACGCGGGGCCGGTACTTCTGTTTCAACCAGGTGGTCAACACCGAAGAAGCAGCCCTGAAGATCGCGCAGCGGCTCAGCCCTCTCATATCCCTGCCCCCAAG GTACGAGCAGGGCAGCGAGGTGTTCGCCGAGAGGCTGAGGACCAAGAAGTTGGACAAACTAGTTGAAGGAACTGCGTATTGA
- the LOC115736213 gene encoding AFG1-like ATPase, whose product MTAVVRLIRQSRAAFGHRHYYHPCNLSRRHKLLVYSNLTRRLPRCYDEIAVFGQPNLENSRALSVDAAKISTGDASRAGPLIEYDRRIAAGELVDGDMCQVGTLQELQRLYDELVASADACRLDRYSSEKAGRSRWLWSRFMPQSTYSPVKGLYLYGGVGTGKTMLMDLFFNELPGNWRKKRIHFHDFMLNVHGRLQKHKGVADPLEVVAGEISDEAILLCLDEFMVTDVADALILNRLFRHLFANGAILVSTSNRAPDNLYEGGLQRDLFLPFIAALKERCVVREIGSLVDYRKMTSAEQGSYFVGDNSSAYLLQKFQHLIGEHTTARPQEVEVVMGRKLKVPLGANGCAYFPFEELCDRPLGAADYFGLCKNFHTLALDGVPIFGLHNRTAAYRFVTLVDVLYENKARLLCTAEGSPHEILDRIVTIADAQQMSPRTSSRSRRSDNLDLCVDNELGFAKDRTISRLTEMNSKEYLEQHTAMLSGKHIAE is encoded by the exons ATGACAGCAGTAGTTCGGTTAATTCGCCAATCTCGAGCTGCTTTCGGGCACCGACATTATTACCACCCCTGTAATCTTTCCAGGAGACACAAACTATTGGTCTATTCGAATTTAACACGAAGGCTGCCCAGGTGCTATGACGAAATAGCTGTATTTGGACAACCTAACTTAGAGAATTCAAGAGCTCTCTCTGTCGATGCTGCTAAAATAAGTACTGGAG ATGCAAGTCGAGCGGGGCCGCTCATCGAGTATGACCGTCGAATTGCTGCGGGTGAACTTGTGGATGGTGATATGTGCCAG GTGGGCACTCTACAAGAGCTGCAGAGACTTTATGATGAGCTTGTCGCTTCAGCTGATGCCTGTAGATTGGATCGTTATTCTTCAGAGAAAGCAGGAAG GAGTCGGTGGTTGTGGTCTCGTTTTATGCCGCAGAGTACATACTCACCTGTGAAAGGTCTCTACCTATATGGTGGGGTAGGCACCGGAAAAACCATGTTGATGGACTTGTTCTTCAATGAGCT GCCTGGAAATTGGAGGAAAAAGAGGATCCATTTTCATGACTTCATGTTAAATGTCCATGGTCGCTTGCAA AAACATAAGGGTGTGGCAGATCCGCTCGAAGTTGTTGCAGGAGAAATATCTGATGAGGCGATTTTATTATGCCTCGATGAATTTATG GTAACTGATGTTGCTGATGCCTTGATCCTTAACCGTCTATTTAGGCATCTATTTGCTAATGGTGCC ATACTTGTCTCAACTTCAAATCGTGCTCCTGATAATCTCTATGAAGGTGGACTGCAGAGGGATCTTTTCCTGCCGTTCATTGCCGCTTTAAAG GAAAGATGTGTAGTTCGTGAAATTGGATCTCTTGTAGACTACAGAAAGATGACTTCG GCAGAGCAAGGTTCATACTTTGTTGGCGACAATTCATCTGCATATCTCCTGCAAAAGTTCCAGCATTTGATTGGGGAACACACAACCGCAAGACCTCAAGAGGTTGAAGTCGTAATGGGACGCAAACTGAAG GTTCCGCTTGGTGCTAATGGATGCGCCTATTTTCCCTTTGAGGAACTATGTGATCGGCCTCTTGGTGCTGCAGATTATTTTGGTTTATGCA AGAATTTTCACACACTGGCATTGGATGGCGTGCCAATTTTTGGACTGCATAATAGGACTGCAGCTTATCGGTTTGTCACTTTAGTTGAT GTATTGTATGAAAACAAGGCTAGGCTACTGTGTACGGCTGAGGGCAGCCCACATGAAATTTTGGATAGGATAGTGACAATTGCAGATGCACAGCAGATGTCACCTAGAACCTCTTCGAGGTCAAGGAGAAGTGACAATTTGGACCTTTGCGTTGACAATGAACTCGGATTCGCTAAAGACCGCACTATTAGCCG ATTAACGGAGATGAACAGCAAGGAGTACCTAGAGCAACACACGGCCATGTTGTCGGGGAAGCACATCGCCGAATAA